A window of the Parvularcula bermudensis HTCC2503 genome harbors these coding sequences:
- a CDS encoding alpha/beta hydrolase family esterase produces the protein MPRKTPSFLLKGVTAFLLSLVLISCGPGPGYRNNGNQPPEPGRGSTGTPAEKGLVQFDVRAGGMTRNYLLYVPRNLNSERPTALIMAFHGGGGNAKNMADFSGLPKLAERANILVAFPNGTKGRSANGGTWNAGSGLNQGSAEKRGVDDVAFVRAMLQDIERRYKVDQRRIYATGISKGGMFSYLLACRMSDTIAAIAPVAATMTTRSCNPSKPVRVLHIHGTEDSNIPLEGGSGSLSLANNADSYPSVQQTIDFWRRENKCSGSIQSTQKTPDTICYSSCSAVQYCVIRGGGHSWPGMEPKFWQKALDIETTQTFNAESAIWQFFSEGKW, from the coding sequence ATGCCCCGTAAGACACCTTCTTTTTTGCTGAAGGGGGTTACAGCATTTCTGTTGTCCCTCGTGCTCATATCCTGCGGCCCCGGTCCGGGCTATCGCAACAATGGGAACCAGCCCCCTGAACCAGGGCGCGGCTCGACGGGCACCCCCGCGGAGAAAGGCCTCGTCCAATTTGACGTACGGGCCGGGGGGATGACCCGCAATTATCTGCTCTACGTCCCGCGCAACTTGAATTCCGAGCGGCCAACGGCGCTCATCATGGCGTTCCATGGCGGCGGCGGAAATGCGAAAAATATGGCCGATTTCAGCGGCTTGCCGAAGCTGGCCGAACGGGCGAACATCCTCGTGGCGTTTCCAAATGGCACAAAGGGGCGCAGCGCCAATGGCGGCACCTGGAACGCCGGCAGCGGACTGAACCAGGGCTCTGCGGAAAAACGCGGGGTCGACGATGTCGCTTTTGTCCGGGCGATGCTCCAAGACATCGAACGGCGTTATAAAGTGGATCAACGCCGGATCTATGCCACGGGAATCTCCAAGGGGGGCATGTTCAGCTATCTCCTGGCCTGCCGGATGTCCGATACAATTGCAGCGATCGCCCCGGTCGCGGCCACCATGACCACCCGATCCTGCAATCCCAGCAAACCGGTCCGCGTCCTCCACATCCATGGGACCGAGGACTCCAATATTCCTCTAGAGGGAGGCTCAGGCAGCTTGAGCTTGGCGAACAATGCCGACTCCTATCCCTCCGTGCAGCAGACGATCGATTTCTGGCGCCGTGAGAACAAATGCTCAGGCAGCATTCAATCGACCCAAAAGACACCCGATACGATCTGCTATTCGTCCTGTAGTGCGGTCCAATATTGCGTCATTCGCGGGGGCGGCCATTCCTGGCCGGGCATGGAACCCAAATTCTGGCAAAAAGCGCTCGATATCGAGACCACCCAGACATTCAATGCTGAAAGTGCGATCTGGCAGTTCTTCAGCGAAGGGAAGTGGTAA
- a CDS encoding HlyD family secretion protein, with the protein MSSKASQGPEFSDHLPLPYRLRPDVTVSQSTDVVDGRKRFYLKTPEGKIFEVGEEEYFFCTRLDGRVSFVELKAAFEAQFDTTLTLNNFTAFAQELMGMGIIQDVSATKENQASVIDRILDPDDPDPRATPFRRTLLDPTAFFAMMGQLRPAFGFLSFITLPIFALGLGVYFNHGEAMGVDFRRAVFDVGVIVLVVLSLFGVNLVSKLVQGTAAYVNGAPVQSLGINVFFGFFPRFYIDHRAIMGLDYKAQRRVFGSAMLTRMFLFGFFAMMWLALRPNAVFLSDLMLLLSHMSLAALIVTALPFFPTDGYRWIAAYIGQPFLRERSFRYLGMVLRGKKAPDEMGAWDKTGALLFSTISLLVVIAVVTLVFGMLAIVLERNLGGAGMGIFAVILMISALWLYFARNASHRMQEKLRQNVQALRDGNQARALPGPEKSKKAGAPVIDIKTRHPQQETTSLPQITPPTRAGWAKPVLIALLVIAFLFLWWPYQYKPGGNFEVLPQERAQVRARIEGEITEIYVQEGDIVEAGAPLAQVTNWQAERNIRVIEAELAQSRAVLDRLLEGSTDEEVELARRQVERAASQLDFRRAELERQQALSADGYTSNRAVELARSEYRSALSDLGVARANLDVVDRDATPSEIAAARADVTRLEQDLSYRQDEVSRTTLRATIGGQVVTPEETLRLGDYLRVGDLFVEIENMQRPKVQVFVSQNEARFLEVGQRVRIRTWGFSDDVTYGTVNSIAPTVDPQRGEQVLRIVASIDEEVPDLPSNMTGYAKIETDTMPLWRAYLLFLIRFFQVEVWSWFP; encoded by the coding sequence GTGAGCAGTAAAGCGTCGCAAGGCCCTGAATTTTCAGACCATCTTCCGCTTCCATATCGGCTTCGTCCCGATGTGACCGTCAGCCAGTCGACCGATGTCGTCGATGGCCGCAAACGCTTTTACTTGAAGACCCCAGAAGGGAAAATCTTCGAGGTCGGAGAGGAGGAATACTTCTTCTGTACCCGTCTGGATGGCCGTGTCTCATTTGTGGAATTGAAAGCCGCCTTTGAAGCCCAATTCGACACGACTCTGACCCTCAACAATTTCACCGCCTTCGCCCAGGAATTGATGGGCATGGGCATCATCCAGGATGTCTCGGCCACCAAGGAAAACCAAGCCTCTGTGATCGATCGGATCCTCGATCCCGACGATCCCGATCCCCGTGCGACACCGTTCCGGCGGACCTTGCTGGATCCCACCGCCTTTTTTGCGATGATGGGGCAATTGCGGCCGGCCTTCGGGTTTTTATCCTTTATCACGCTGCCCATTTTCGCCTTGGGTCTTGGTGTTTATTTCAATCATGGCGAGGCCATGGGGGTCGATTTCCGCCGCGCCGTTTTCGATGTCGGCGTTATCGTACTCGTCGTGCTCAGCCTTTTCGGCGTCAACCTGGTGAGTAAACTGGTTCAAGGGACGGCCGCTTACGTCAATGGCGCCCCCGTGCAGAGCCTGGGGATCAACGTATTCTTCGGCTTCTTCCCCCGGTTCTATATCGATCACCGGGCGATCATGGGCCTTGATTATAAGGCGCAGCGCCGCGTCTTCGGCTCAGCGATGTTGACCCGGATGTTCCTCTTTGGCTTTTTCGCCATGATGTGGCTGGCCTTGCGGCCGAACGCGGTCTTTCTGTCCGATCTCATGCTGCTGCTGAGCCACATGTCGCTCGCCGCGCTGATCGTCACGGCCCTGCCCTTTTTCCCCACCGACGGTTATCGCTGGATTGCCGCCTATATCGGCCAGCCTTTCCTACGGGAGCGGTCTTTCCGGTATCTCGGCATGGTGCTTCGGGGGAAAAAGGCGCCCGACGAGATGGGAGCATGGGACAAGACCGGCGCCTTGTTGTTTTCTACCATCAGCCTGTTGGTCGTCATCGCGGTCGTCACCCTTGTGTTCGGCATGTTGGCCATTGTTCTCGAGCGAAATCTCGGGGGCGCAGGAATGGGCATCTTCGCGGTCATCCTGATGATCTCGGCCCTCTGGCTTTATTTCGCCCGAAATGCGTCGCATCGGATGCAGGAAAAGCTGCGTCAGAATGTTCAAGCCCTGCGCGATGGCAATCAGGCACGCGCCTTGCCCGGGCCTGAGAAGTCGAAAAAAGCTGGGGCCCCCGTGATCGATATCAAAACGCGCCATCCGCAGCAGGAAACAACCTCGCTGCCACAGATCACCCCGCCGACCCGCGCGGGCTGGGCAAAGCCTGTTTTAATTGCCCTTTTGGTGATCGCCTTCCTGTTCCTCTGGTGGCCTTATCAGTACAAGCCCGGCGGTAATTTCGAAGTTCTTCCTCAAGAGCGGGCGCAGGTACGCGCGCGCATTGAGGGGGAAATCACTGAGATTTATGTCCAAGAAGGGGACATCGTCGAGGCAGGAGCGCCCCTTGCGCAGGTGACCAATTGGCAGGCGGAGCGTAATATTCGCGTTATCGAGGCCGAATTGGCGCAGTCCCGCGCCGTTCTCGATCGCCTGCTTGAAGGCTCCACCGATGAGGAAGTCGAACTGGCCCGTCGTCAGGTGGAACGGGCGGCCAGCCAGCTGGATTTTCGGCGCGCCGAATTAGAGCGCCAGCAGGCTTTGTCCGCCGATGGCTATACCTCGAACCGCGCCGTTGAATTGGCCCGGTCTGAATATCGCTCAGCCCTCTCCGATCTCGGTGTCGCCCGGGCCAATCTCGACGTCGTGGACCGGGACGCCACACCGTCAGAAATCGCGGCGGCCCGGGCCGATGTCACCCGGCTGGAGCAGGATCTGTCTTACCGACAGGACGAGGTGAGCCGGACCACGCTCCGTGCAACCATTGGTGGTCAGGTCGTGACCCCCGAAGAGACGCTCCGTCTCGGCGATTATCTCCGCGTTGGCGATCTGTTCGTCGAGATCGAGAACATGCAGCGCCCAAAAGTGCAGGTATTCGTGTCCCAAAACGAAGCCCGGTTCCTTGAGGTGGGGCAGCGGGTTCGGATCCGGACCTGGGGGTTCAGCGACGATGTCACCTACGGTACGGTCAACTCGATTGCGCCGACGGTCGATCCCCAGCGCGGCGAGCAGGTGCTGCGGATCGTGGCCAGTATTGATGAAGAGGTTCCCGACCTCCCCTCGAATATGACAGGGTATGCGAAGATCGAGACCGATACGATGCCGCTGTGGCGGGCCTATCTCTTGTTCTTGATCCGCTTCTTCCAGGTCGAAGTCTGGTCCTGGTTCCCCTAA
- a CDS encoding alpha/beta fold hydrolase: MEVVSCRGAQISVTQLDPLGAERPNAPDIVLVHGLASNMAFWYGGVAMMLRAFGRVTVLDLRGHGLSSMPATGYTAEAMAEDLSDVLDFLGLDRVFLIGHSYGGLVSFCFATNWPDRVRALVLADSRLPVVQPRMALGSWSQGGALKGMLKELGVVLDENDGEFGVALLTAIARLKLESPERAAVLEQKVINSGRVMGKRSAKRWIELLDNTTAAKDFQFGTDRPVEALNVLKAPTFALYGRKSMTLKSGVALARACPRARFHVIPGAGHFFPASRPKEFAMRTAAFLTQEGGIRPAA; the protein is encoded by the coding sequence ATGGAAGTTGTCTCGTGCCGGGGGGCGCAAATCAGCGTTACCCAGCTTGATCCGCTGGGGGCGGAGCGTCCCAATGCGCCGGACATCGTCCTGGTGCATGGGCTCGCAAGCAATATGGCCTTCTGGTATGGCGGCGTCGCGATGATGCTGCGGGCCTTCGGTCGGGTGACTGTGCTTGATCTGCGCGGCCACGGCCTCTCTTCCATGCCCGCTACCGGTTACACGGCTGAGGCCATGGCGGAGGATTTGTCCGATGTGCTCGATTTCCTCGGTCTCGATCGGGTGTTTTTGATCGGCCATTCCTATGGTGGCCTGGTCAGCTTCTGCTTTGCCACCAATTGGCCGGACCGGGTCCGGGCCTTGGTCCTCGCCGACTCTCGCCTGCCCGTGGTGCAGCCCCGTATGGCCCTTGGCAGCTGGTCACAGGGGGGCGCGCTGAAGGGGATGCTGAAGGAGCTGGGGGTTGTTCTCGATGAGAATGACGGTGAATTCGGCGTCGCCCTGCTCACAGCGATTGCGCGGCTGAAACTCGAAAGCCCCGAACGCGCGGCGGTTCTTGAGCAAAAAGTGATCAATAGCGGTCGGGTCATGGGAAAGCGGTCGGCCAAACGCTGGATCGAGCTGCTCGATAACACGACCGCGGCCAAAGATTTCCAGTTTGGGACCGACCGCCCCGTCGAGGCCTTGAACGTGCTGAAGGCGCCGACCTTTGCGCTTTACGGGCGCAAGAGTATGACGCTGAAATCCGGCGTCGCACTGGCGCGGGCATGTCCAAGGGCGCGGTTCCATGTCATTCCTGGGGCAGGGCATTTCTTCCCCGCATCACGGCCAAAGGAATTTGCCATGCGTACGGCGGCTTTCTTGACCCAAGAGGGCGGGATCCGGCCCGCGGCCTAA
- a CDS encoding alkaline phosphatase family protein, producing the protein MVKTLFIGMDGATFTVLDQLTNDPYGEGVTMPFMRKVMNEGFHAKLRSTPHPLTPPAWTSLVTGRSPGHHGVYDFVRFEDRGNEMFFTLYDSRDIRKETIWSIASRQDRSVVSLNFPMMAPVNPVNGSLVPGFVSWKHLKMNVTPPELYDRLKGIDGFNAKELAWDFEREAQIGEQMSQDELERWVTEHMPREEQWFRIAEALLKEDQPDICAVMFDGTDKLQHQVWHVLDPQRIEAGLSDEDKRLREMVLNYFRTLDSYVERLVGLAGDDVQVFFASDHGFTGSEYVFRVNRLLGELGYLKWRKHEGSDADKRREDANFADLDWEHTKAFCPTPSSNGIVIRLAENEGDPGVPIEEYYEFRQKLIDDLMAFEHPEGGRPFIRDILLREEVFPGIARREAPDLTLILDDYGFVSVKDRAPTIIKRPVMIGTHHPDGIFLAYGNGVANTSVDLMNIMDVAAILVYSLGLDIPEDFEAKVPDELFTEDYFRSNPVKIGDPTMAVQFNRQGTEGMSDHDKEKIFDQLRALGYLED; encoded by the coding sequence ATGGTCAAGACACTCTTTATCGGAATGGATGGCGCGACCTTCACGGTCCTCGATCAGCTGACCAACGATCCCTATGGCGAAGGCGTGACCATGCCTTTCATGCGAAAGGTCATGAATGAGGGCTTCCACGCCAAATTGCGGTCTACGCCTCACCCCTTAACCCCGCCTGCCTGGACATCGCTGGTCACCGGACGGTCGCCCGGGCACCATGGTGTCTATGATTTCGTGCGGTTTGAGGATCGGGGGAACGAGATGTTCTTCACCCTCTACGATTCCCGGGACATTCGGAAAGAGACAATCTGGTCGATTGCGAGCCGTCAGGACCGCTCGGTGGTGTCGCTGAACTTCCCCATGATGGCGCCGGTCAACCCGGTGAATGGCTCTTTGGTCCCGGGCTTTGTCTCCTGGAAGCACCTCAAGATGAATGTCACGCCGCCTGAGCTTTATGACCGGCTCAAGGGGATCGACGGTTTCAACGCCAAGGAACTCGCCTGGGACTTCGAGCGGGAAGCCCAGATCGGGGAGCAGATGAGCCAGGATGAGCTTGAGCGCTGGGTCACAGAACATATGCCGCGTGAGGAGCAATGGTTCCGTATCGCCGAGGCGCTGCTCAAAGAGGATCAACCCGACATCTGTGCGGTGATGTTCGACGGCACCGATAAATTGCAGCACCAGGTCTGGCACGTGCTCGATCCGCAACGGATCGAAGCGGGTCTGAGCGATGAGGACAAACGCCTCAGGGAGATGGTGCTCAACTATTTCCGGACCCTGGACAGCTATGTCGAGCGTCTGGTCGGTCTCGCCGGCGACGATGTGCAGGTCTTCTTCGCGTCCGACCACGGATTTACCGGGTCTGAGTACGTATTCCGGGTGAACCGTCTGCTGGGCGAACTCGGCTATCTCAAATGGCGGAAACACGAGGGATCGGACGCCGATAAGCGGCGCGAAGATGCGAATTTCGCGGACCTCGATTGGGAACACACAAAAGCGTTCTGCCCGACGCCGTCGAGCAATGGCATTGTCATCCGCCTCGCTGAAAATGAGGGCGATCCCGGCGTGCCGATCGAAGAGTATTACGAGTTCCGGCAAAAGCTGATCGACGATCTGATGGCCTTCGAACATCCCGAGGGCGGGCGGCCCTTCATCCGCGATATTCTTTTGCGGGAAGAGGTTTTCCCGGGCATTGCCCGACGGGAAGCGCCCGATCTGACGCTGATCCTCGACGATTACGGCTTCGTCTCGGTGAAGGACCGGGCCCCGACGATCATCAAGCGGCCGGTGATGATCGGGACGCACCATCCTGACGGGATCTTCCTTGCCTATGGGAACGGCGTTGCCAATACGAGCGTCGATCTCATGAACATCATGGATGTCGCCGCGATCCTCGTTTACAGTCTCGGCCTCGATATTCCCGAGGACTTCGAGGCAAAGGTTCCGGACGAATTGTTCACGGAAGACTATTTCCGGAGCAATCCGGTGAAAATCGGTGATCCGACCATGGCGGTCCAATTCAACCGTCAGGGGACGGAGGGAATGTCAGATCACGATAAAGAGAAGATCTTCGATCAGCTCCGGGCATTGGGCTACCTCGAAGATTAA
- a CDS encoding acyl carrier protein, producing MNSADIDRAVVGILERFTDDWGVDHQITPDSQIVADLEFESIDVIQLVVAIEQHFGIRNMGFDELLMKDGKYVDDLTVRQIADFINKKINGA from the coding sequence GTGAATTCCGCTGATATTGATCGCGCCGTCGTCGGCATCCTGGAACGGTTTACCGACGATTGGGGCGTCGACCATCAGATCACCCCTGACTCGCAAATCGTGGCCGATCTCGAATTCGAGTCGATCGATGTGATCCAGCTCGTGGTCGCCATCGAGCAGCATTTCGGCATCCGCAATATGGGATTTGATGAATTGCTGATGAAGGACGGCAAATATGTCGACGACCTGACCGTCCGGCAAATTGCGGACTTCATTAACAAAAAGATCAACGGCGCCTGA